One window of the Podospora pseudopauciseta strain CBS 411.78 chromosome 4, whole genome shotgun sequence genome contains the following:
- a CDS encoding hypothetical protein (EggNog:ENOG503NUCH; COG:T), with the protein MAQLVYGSFIRVWREKESAVKETRLKRLLLHDASHQVRTPLNAVINYLEMALEKPLEESTKQALTSSYTASKSLIYVIDDLLNLTGSATGSIPQLSNLFDVGVCLEEAMEPLERLAREKGIEVVLKPCTGAVRFVRGDPSSLQRAVSILVANAIQHTVRGRVLVEWTTTSKKMESCTMHISVSDSGPGLSERALDDMFQEFEQVPDEDFDELMGQSLAPRDNVLRVGVGLAFVARYVKQRNGQLRVKSVKGLGSTFIIEAPFTVVSRAHSLAARRDASPLPALPMPGRPSVLGSLPPKTHDITPAGSSGAGLGSKMGASPPILVPTPSISPMDTARTPTTLCFTVLIADDNIINIQILNRRLTKFGHKVLVSRDGQECYNMFAANQATTDFVLMDLNMPVVDGWASVKMIRDLENARPTPSRVVQACGRVPVFAISGMLRRGDEQRYKDVGFDGWMPKPIDMKRLSTYLIGAVDAPTRKQGVYQETHFAMGGWFPEETVPPLVMERQLQPEEEVVEIEHIKEENPEAAYIPLPG; encoded by the exons atGGCCCAGCTTGTTTACGGCAGCTTTATCAGAGTCTGGCGTGAGAAGGAATCCGCTGTTAAAGAGACAAGGTTGAAGCGTCTGCTTCTTCATGATGCATCACACCAAG TGCGAACACCCCTGAACGCCGTGATCAACTACCTTGAGATGGCCCTCGAGAAGCCTCTGGAGGAGAGCACCAAGCAAGCTCTCACGTCGTCCTACACAGCATCCAAGTCTCTCATCTACGTCATAGATGACCTCCTGAATTTGACAGGGAGCGCAACTGGGTCCATCCCGCAGctctccaacctctttgATGTGGGAGTCTgcttggaggaggccatGGAACCTCTCGAGCGGCTGGCAAGGGAGAAGGGAATCGAGGTTGTTCTCAAGCCCTGCACAGGAGCTGTTCGATTCGTGCGAGGTGACCCATCCAGTCTCCAACGGGCCGTCTCCATACTGGTCGCCAACGCCATTCAGCATACAGTCAGGGGGCGGGTGTTGGTCGAGTGGACTACAACGAGCAAGAAAATGGAGAGCTGCACGATGCACATTTCGGTCAGCGACTCGGGCCCCGGTCTCAGCGAACGAGCTCTCGATGACATGTTTCAGGAATTTGAGCAGGTTCCAGACGAAGACTTTGACGAGCTCATGGGCCAGTCGCTGGCGCCGAGGGACAATGTCCTTCGAGTCGGTGTTGGGCTAGCCTTTGTGGCCCGCTATGTTAAACAACGGAACGGGCAGCTGAGAGTGAAGTCAGTCAAAGGACTTGGCTCAACTTTCATCATCGAGGCGCCCTTTACCGTGGTATCGCGCGCACACTCTCTGGCTGCACGTAGGGACGCATCCCCGCTCCCAGCATTGCCCATGCCTGGACGCCCGTCGGTTTTGGGGTCGCTTCCCCCCAAAACACACGACATCACACCGGCAGGATCGTCAGGTGCGGGCCTGGGATCCAAGATGGGTGCCTCGCCACCCATCCTTGTGCCGACACCAAGCATTTCGCCCATGGACACGGCGCGGACGCCGACGACACTCTGCTTTACCGTCTTGATTGCCGATGACAACATTATCAATATCCAAATTCTCAACCGTCGCCTGACCAAGTTCGGTCACAAGGTTCTTGTCAGTCGCGATGGCCAAGAGTGTTATAACATGTTTGCGGCGAATCAAGCTACTACTGATTTTGTCCTGATGGATCTCAAC ATGCCTGTCGTCGACGGTTGGGCTTCGGTTAAGATGATAAGAGACCTCGAAAACGCCAGACCGACCCCATCTCGCGTTGTCCAAGCCTGTGGCCGGGTCCCTGTCTTTGCCATCTCTGGCATGCTCCGGCGTGGAGACGAACAGCGGTACAAGGATGTGGGCTTTGACGGCTGGATGCCTAAGCCCATTGATATGAAACGACTCTCCACCTACTTGATCGGTGCTGTCGACGCACCAACACGGAAGCAGGGTGTTTATCAAGAGACACACTTTGCCATGGGCGGGTGGTTTCCCGAGGAGACTGTCCCACCACTTGTTATGGAGAGGCAATTGCAGCCGGAAGAGGAAGTCGTTGAGATTGAACATATTAAGGAAGAAAATCCCGAAGCAGCTTACATTCCTCTTCCT GGCTGA
- a CDS encoding hypothetical protein (EggNog:ENOG503NWSN; COG:S), with translation MNNMAGMAGMAGMAGMASMGGPVNAPMGMMNNGGLAPQVAQRHGSDQHRTLLNTYIYEYFIRSGMWECARAVLNADSDINVKKQSPGHSNGLGDDPMDTDSKDLLDKRPDDLPAPNVPVHVNESCFLFDWFSLFWTMFSHQKTPGQPGGQIVNQYVQHTQAQSRMKQEEQRNLLRNMRPDAYNQQQYQNHMMRMQNGAAMNMGVKPGNNLQRAAMANNQNPQTMQMLQQNKVAGQMQRDPSDMEGNRVRPGSPASAENAPSPSKRPRLDGGAPFNPQVGVMMPNGRPQGMPGQQQVGNGPDSARALLLQNGINPTQLNPDQLQAFISASPHVQAKSLATYSANLQQHHGNQMPNKPMANAVGPQGQGSPMVPQGPDAPTLNQYYNPNDMGAAGMRPVQGNGQATGGSNHALQDYQMQLMLLEQQNKKRLMMARQEQDLGTSNMPRPDGPPGGPPGPNAQGFQQGTSPPGGRSGASPNPEQMKRAQQMNNAANMGGSPLPDGAVQSRSSPNAMNFMDGNNMVPNGGPQFMNMQMNGAGMRPPNSHPNPQFNPQQQLAHQQMMAQRQGQAMQGPGMQWAPGGPNGQLPGQGPPPQIQGTPTQAQRTMGPPSAPNAAANAANSRNATSSPQVSTAAPPTPQAANKPAPKKKETKNSKAKTAQKKTNNNLNNTAATPAGDENAQEAPTPATPITPSNPANFAKNQNINAGPVVPNGQPAVQQPPPQAPPVAAPQHQDPNNLYMDTGAMEYPLGFADPTQSNDVLTDFDFDSFLHDGANGDDGVGNFDFGGTGFGMDDGTNTIGTAD, from the exons ATGAACAACATGGCAGGCATGGCAGGCATGGCAGGCATGGCAGGCATGGCAAGCATGGGCGGCCCGGTCAACGCTCCCATGGGCATGATGAACAATGGCGGCCTCGCGCCCCAAGTCGCCCAACGCCATGGCTCTGACCAACACAGGACTCTGCTCAACACATACATCTACGAGTACTTCATCCGCTCTGGCATGTGGGAATGCGCCCGTGCTGTCCTCAACGCCGACAGCGACATCAACGTCAAGAAGCAAAGTCCGGGGCATAGCAACGGTCTCGGCGACGACCCCATGGACACAGACTCGAAGGACCTCCTCGATAAGCGACCAGACGACCTGCCCGCGCCTAACGTGCCCGTGCATGTCAACGAGAGTTGCTTCTTGTTTGACTGGTTCTCTCTCTTCTGGACCATGTTCTCGCACCAAAAGACTCCCGGCCAACCCGGAGGACAAATTGTCAACCAATATGTTCAACATACTCAG GCACAATCTCGCATGAAGCAAGAAGAACAGCGAAACCTGCTGCGCAACATGCGTCCCGATGCGTACAATCAGCAGCAGTACCAGAACCACATGATGCGCATGCAAAATGGCGCCGCCATGAACATGGGTGTGAAGCCGGGCAACAACCTCCAGAGGGCCGCCATGGCCAACAACCAAAA CCCTCAAACGATGCAGATGCTCCAGCAGAACAAGGTCGCCGGCCAGATGCAACGCGACCCCTCCGACATGGAAGGCAACCGGGTAAGGCCTGGATCGCCAGCGTCGGCCGAGAATGcgccatccccatccaaGAGACCGCGCCTTGACGGCGGCGCCCCGTTTAATCCCCAAGTGGGCGTCATGATGCCGAACGGGAGACCGCAGGGCATGCCGGGTCAGCAGCAGGTAGGAAACGGCCCCGATTCAGCACGAGCACTACTGCTTCAGAATGGCATCAACCCAACGCAGCTGAATCCTGACCAGCTCCAGGCCTTCATCTCTGCCTCTCCACACGTACAAGCAAAGTCTCTTGCCACGTACTCGGCTAACCTCCAACAGCACCATGGCAACCAGATGCCCAACAAACCCATGGCAAACGCCGTCGGTCCACAAGGCCAGGGCTCCCCGATGGTACCCCAAGGTCCCGACGCCCCAACTCTGAACCAATACTACAATCCCAACGACATGGGCGCCGCCGGCATGAGGCCCGTCCAAGGCAACGGACAAGCGACGGGCGGTAGCAACCATGCGTTGCAGGACTATCAGATGCAGTTGATGCTGCTCGAGCAGCAGAATAAGAAGCGGCTGATGATGGCTCGCCAGGAGCAGGATCTTGGCACCAGCAACATGCCTCGCCCTGACGGACCCCCCGGCGGACCCCCAGGACCCAATGCCCAAGGCTTCCAGCAGGGCACTTCCCCGCCAGGAGGCCGAAGCGGTGCTTCCCCCAACCCCGAGCAGATGAAGCGCGCCCAGCAGATGAACAACGCTGCCAACATGGGCGGCTCTCCCCTTCCCGACGGAGCGGTCCAGTCCCGAAGCTCCCCGAACGCCATGAACTTTATGGATGGCAACAACATGGTTCCCAACGGAGGCCCGCAGTTTATGAACATGCAGATGAACGGTGCCGGCATGCGCCCTCCAAACTCGCACCCGAACCCGCAGTTcaacccccaacagcagctggcTCACCAGCAAATGATGGCGCAGCGCCAGGGGCAGGCCATGCAGGGTCCGGGAATGCAGTGGGCTCCAGGCGGGCCTAACGGACAACTCCCCGGCCAaggacctcctcctcagatCCAAGGAACACCAACTCAGGCGCAGCGGACGATGGGCCCTCCATCGGCGCCTAATGCTGCTGCGAACGCTGCAAACTCTCGCAACGCCACATCGTCACCCCAAGTGagcaccgccgcccccccTACCCCACAGGCTGCCAATAAGCCTgcgccgaagaagaaggaaaccAAGAATTCCAAGGCCAAG ACCGCAcagaagaagacgaacaATAACCTCAACAACACGGCGGCCACGCCTGCCGGCGACGAGAATGCGCAGGAGGCGCCAACACCAGCGACGCCCATCACCCCGTCGAACCCGGCCAACTTTGCAAAGAACCAGAACATCAACGCTGGTCCGGTGGTTCCCAACGGCCAGCCAGCTGtccaacagcctcctccccaagcGCCACCAGTGGCCGCCCCTCAACATCAGGATCCCAACAATTTGTACATGGATACAGGCGCCATG GAATACCCTCTTGGATTTGCCGACCCCACGCAGTCTAACGACGTTCTGACCGATTTCGACTTTGATTCATTCCTTCACGACGGCGCCAACGGCGATGACGGTGTGGGCAATTTTGACTTTGGCGGTACAGGTTTTGGTATGGACGACGGGACGAACACGATTGGCACGGCGGATTAG
- a CDS encoding hypothetical protein (EggNog:ENOG503Q4VS), translating into MRSFIPLLTLTGLSAAATLRPIRQRQPVFDDLVDTLRGPNSDSQGWIPDPWNDRVSSTTNSAATPTDVPTVDVPVTVPDVTDGGDGDGDDGGDDGGDAGNDGGDGGNDGGDGGENGTDDGTGNGTNTPVALPNIPGGDNGGPVTLPALPGGGNPDGDDDVTITVPDFTGGNPDGDDDDDSTITVPDLTGGDSTDGTDGTGLTDGTDLTDGTDLNDDTDGSVTILPATPVTPIPVITRPINGSIPIRFPAAGQAESCLSDQAAEVIIDAYVRMISKWNDEDAYYLSDNFYDTSDSINSLAGIPLGTVTFPSKEAFIEHQHVMPDNLPLIITHKIVDCAEITLIWTATFAVPHVQAKPVRGIAILKTVGELEDTESEHVKEQNDYIWKIGGLDVEFNNIAYLQNIGGSCEFPTGP; encoded by the exons ATGCGCTCCTtcatccctctcctcaccctcacagGGTTGTCAGCGGCGGCTACCCTGAGACCTATCAGACAACGCCAACCAGTCTTTGACGACCTGGTAGATACTTTGAGGGGTCCAAACTCCGACTCTCAGGGGTGGATCCCCGATCCTTGGAACGACCGGGTTTCCTCCACCACGAACAGTGCGGCCACTCCCACCGACGTCCCTACTGTCGATGTCCCAGTCACGGTTCCAGATGTCACAGACGGtggcgacggcgacggcgatgatggcggtgaCGACGGTGGTGACGCTGGTAacgacggtggtgatggcggcaatgatggtggtgatggcggtgaaAACGGGACGGACGACGGCACTGGCAATGGAACCAACACCCCAGTTGCTCTGCCTAACATCCCTGGCGGCGACAACGGTGGTCCCGTAACCCTTCCCGCCCtccccggcggcggcaaccccgatggtgacgatgatgttACCATCACTGTTCCCGACTTCACCGGCGGCAACCCTGAcggtgacgatgacgatgactCAACCATCACCGTTCCTGATCTTACTGGCGGCGACAGCACTGATGGCACCGACGGTACTGGCCTCACCGATGGCACTGATCTCACTGACGGCACCGACTTGAACGATGACACTGACGGCTCggtcaccatcctccccgccacccctgtcacccccatccccgtcaTCACCCGCCCCATCAACGGCAGCATCCCCATCCGCTTCCCCGCCGCCGGCCAAGCCGAGAGCTGCCTCTCCGACCAAGCCGCCGAGGTCATCATCGACGCCTACGTCCGCATGATCTCCAAGTGGAACGACGAGGACGCCTACTACCTCTCCGACAACTTCTACGACACCTCCGACTCGATCAACTCCCTCGCTGGCATCCCCTTGGGAACCGTTACCTTCCCTAGCAAGGAGGCGTTCATTGAGCACCAGCATGTCATGCCTGATAACCTCCCCTTGATCATCACCCACAAGATTGTTGACTG CGCTGAGATCACCCTAATCTGGACTGCTACTTTTGCCGTGCCCCATGTTCAGGCCAAGCCTGTCAGGGGTATTGCTATTCTCAAGACCGTGGGCGAGTTGGAGGATACCGAGTCGGAGCATGTCAAGGAGCAGAATGACTACATCTGGAAGATTGGGGGGCTCGATGTCGAGTTTAACAACATCGCTTATTTGCAGAATATTGGGGGAAGCTGTGAGTTTCCTACCGGGCCTTAG